In Daucus carota subsp. sativus chromosome 4, DH1 v3.0, whole genome shotgun sequence, one DNA window encodes the following:
- the LOC108218798 gene encoding LEAF RUST 10 DISEASE-RESISTANCE LOCUS RECEPTOR-LIKE PROTEIN KINASE-like 1.1 isoform X3, translating to MHAKLLRARQFFSNPISIIVWILCLSVFIPRHNAKVDLDMYNNCSKPTTSPCGTPLGWGVDYPFWVDEIRPSYCGLEGYKLSCKDDGLVVDLASDIKYNVEAIDPFKHTIDLNFLENPLKSICDASSSSNQDTEHNHPLLSSRENSEVIYLFYNCSDPAQTTSFNANFRCGNKDPVYFFRDELFAQAQKNLSSCNYTWLPVNKWLFEKFIWDPNPAQQAAEKLFEGSFEVYYNVENNQVCKECYEHDDGVCWKDTYVGSKDPCLYRRQSGLPYQQQSGSKKSKGLIIGAAAIGGVGILLFLMAVVFILYRRKNPKQVSYAVSRNVSSYSFSMSDSEKGSGTYMGVRTFSYNELEKATNNFDASNELGDGGFGTVYKGKLQDGREVAVKRLYENSMKRVEQFMNEIVILTQLRHPNLVVLYGSTSQECRKLLLVYEYIPNGTIADHLYGEDAERGKLTWKTRMSIAIQTASALSYLHVSDVIHRDVKTTNILLDDNFHVKVADFGLSRLFPVHATHVSTAPQGTPGYVDPEYHQCYQLTSKSDVYSFGVVLIELISSKPAVDITRHRHEINLANLAINKIQGNALHELVDPSLGFESDYEVKRMITEVAELAFRCLQNDRELRPSMDEVHKSLKEIQSRNYSGKHETEHNLSADHVSLLKNYPQNHSPDSVTIKWGSNSTNTSSSN from the exons ATGCATGCTAAACTCCTTAGAGCTCGCCAATTTTTTTCAAACCCCATCAGTATAATTGTCTGGATCCTTTGCTTATCAGTTTTCATCCCAAGACATAATGCTAAAGTTGATCTTGACATGTACAACAACTGTAGTAAGCCAACTACTTCTCCATGTGGCACACCTTTAGGATGGGGAGTTGATTACCCTTTCTGGGTTGATGAGATTCGACCTTCGTATTGTGGTCTTGAAGGATATAAGCTCAGCTGCAAAGACGACGGCCTAGTTGTAGATTTAGCTTCCGATATCAAGTATAATGTAGAGGCCATCGATCCGTTTAAACATACGatagatttaaattttttggagaATCCTCTCAAGTCTATCTGTGATGCAAGTTCCAGCTCAAATCAAGATACAGAACATAATCATCCGCTGCTCTCCTCCCGTGAGAACTCCGAAGTTATCTACTTGTTCTACAATTGCAGTGATCCAGCTCAAACAACCTCATTTAACGCGAATTTCAGATGCGGGAATAAAGACCCGGTTTATTTCTTCCGAGATGAGTTATTTGCGCAAGCTCAGAAAAATCTTAGCTCGTGTAATTACACTTGGCTTCCGGTTAATAAGTGGTTGTTTGAAAAGTTCATATGGGACCCGAACCCAGCACAGCAAGCAGCAGAAAAGCTTTTCGAGGGGAGCTTTGAGGTTTACTATAATGTAGAAAACAATCAAGTCTGCAAAGAGTGTTATGAACATGATGATGGAGTGTGTTGGAAAGACACATATGTAGGTAGCAAAGACCCATGCCTTTATCGACGACAATCAGGTCTGCCATATCAACAACAATCAG GAAGTAAAAAAAGTAAAGGACTTATTATTGGTGCAG CAGCAATTGGTGGAGTAGGTATTTTATTGTTCCTGATGGCTGTCGTCTTCATCCTGTATCGCCGCAAAAATCCTAAGCAAGTTTCATATGCTGTTTCTCGGAATGTTTCTTCTTATTCCTTCTCAATGTCCGATTCTGAGAAAGGGAGCGGTACCTACATGGGAGTCCGAACATTCTCCTACAATGAACTTGAAAAGGCTACCAACAATTTTGATGCTAGCAATGAACTTGGCGATGGAGGTTTTGGGACGGTTTATAAAG GCAAGCTGCAAGATGGGCGTGAGGTTGCTGTGAAGCGACTGTACGAGAACAGTATGAAGAGAGTTGAGCAATTCATGAATGAGATTGTGATTCTCACTCAGTTACGTCACCCAAACCTGGTGGTTCTTTATGGAAGCACATCTCAGGAGTGCAGAAAACTTTTACTTGTATACGAATACATACCTAATGGCACGATTGCTGATCATTTATACGGAGAGGATGCAGAGCGAGGGAAGCTTACATGGAAAACAAGAATGAGTATTGCCATACAAACTGCAAGTGCATTGTCATATCTTCATGTTTCAGACGTCATCCACCGCGATGTGAAGACTACAAACATTCTGTTAGACGACAATTTCCATGTTAAGGTTGCAGATTTTGGCTTGTCACGCTTGTTTCCTGTGCACGCCACACATGTCTCAACTGCTCCACAAGGTACTCCTGGATATGTGGATCCCGAGTATCATCAATGCTACCAGCTCACATCCAAAAGTGATGTTTATAGTTTTGGCGTTGTTTTAATTGAGCTCATTTCGTCAAAGCCTGCTGTTGATATCACCAGGCATAGGCATGAgattaacttagcaaacttgGCTATTAACAAGATTCAAGGCAATGCACTGCACGAGCTTGTGGATCCAAGTCTAGGATTTGAATCGGATTATGAGGTAAAAAGGATGATCACTGAAGTGGCCGAGTTGGCATTTAGGTGTTTGCAAAATGACAGGGAATTAAGGCCGTCAATGGATGAAGTGCATAAATCTTTGAAGGAAATCCAAAGCAGAAACTATTCTGGAAAACATGAGACAGAACACAATCTTTCTGCAGACCACGTTTCGTTGTTGAAGAACTATCCCCAAAATCATTCTCCGGATTCAGTGACTATAAAATGGGGTAGCAATTCAACAAATACCAGTTCAAGCAACTAA